Proteins from a single region of Anaerolineae bacterium:
- a CDS encoding 50S ribosomal protein L9 — translation MKVILTADVYKHGVAGEVVRVADGYARNYLIPQGLAVKATPGALKQSEKLRETAAARRAALENQLNELARQIDGVTLVFGRRAGANGKLYGSVTSSDIQQALLEKTGVDLNRRRIAQQSIRELGEFEVPVRLGSEFTPKLNVIVVREEELASYLAPAAEAAAPAEEEAAPELASEKIVELIKEAEARTATLGETGTAE, via the coding sequence TGGTCAGGGTAGCGGATGGGTACGCCCGTAACTATTTGATCCCCCAGGGCCTGGCCGTCAAGGCAACGCCTGGTGCGCTCAAGCAGAGCGAAAAGCTGCGGGAGACGGCGGCGGCCCGGCGGGCGGCCCTGGAGAACCAGCTGAATGAACTGGCGCGCCAGATCGATGGTGTGACGCTGGTCTTTGGCCGGCGGGCCGGGGCTAACGGCAAACTCTACGGCTCCGTGACCTCGAGCGATATTCAGCAGGCGCTGCTGGAAAAGACTGGCGTGGACCTGAACCGCCGCCGGATCGCTCAGCAGTCCATCCGTGAACTGGGCGAGTTTGAGGTGCCGGTTCGTCTGGGCAGCGAATTCACGCCCAAGCTCAACGTGATCGTCGTCCGTGAAGAGGAACTGGCCAGCTATCTGGCCCCGGCAGCGGAAGCCGCGGCCCCTGCGGAAGAGGAAGCGGCTCCGGAACTGGCCAGCGAGAAGATTGTCGAACTGATCAAGGAAGCCGAAGCCAGAACAGCCACCCTCGGCGAAACCGGGACGGCGGAATAG